One Cyprinus carpio isolate SPL01 chromosome B25, ASM1834038v1, whole genome shotgun sequence genomic region harbors:
- the LOC109084217 gene encoding pro-neuregulin-4, membrane-bound isoform-like: MMAEHGKPCTGSEANFCMNGGTCFKILSVSTPTCVCSASYEGSRCEQFQLFSFLPNSEEKGMITAVVIIALLILVVLGVVIYYICKIKRNARSQPKPVEYWRVKSSSHPV, from the exons ATGATGGCAG AACATGGTAAACCTTGCACTGGGTCAGAAGCCAACTTTTGCATGAATGGAGGAACATGCTTTAAAATACTCTCTGTGTCTACTCCCACATGTGT CTGCAGTGCGAGCTATGAGGGCAGCAGATGTGAGCAGTTCCAGCTGTTCAGTTTCTTACCAAACAGTGAGGAGAAGGGCATGATCACTGCTGTGGTCATCATCGCCCTCCTCATCCTAGTGGTGCTCGGTGTGGTCATCTACTACATCTGCAA aataaAGAGAAACGCCCGGAGTCAACCAAAACCTGTGGAGTACTGGAGAGTCAAATCAAGCAGTCATCCGGTGTGA
- the LOC109078612 gene encoding tropomyosin alpha-1 chain-like isoform X11, producing MAGTSLEAVKRKIKLLQEQADGAEERAEKLQRELALERKAREAAEGDVASLNRRIQLVEEELDRAQERLATALQKLEEAEKAADESERGMKVIENRALKDEEKMEIQEIQLKEAKHIAEEADRKYEEVARKLVIVEAELERTEERAELNESKCAELEEELKTVTNNLKSLEAQAEKYSQKEDKYEEEIKVLTDKLKEAETRAEFSERSVAKLEKSIDDLEDELYSQKLKYKAISEELDHALNDMTSM from the exons ATGGCGGGTACATCGCTGGAAGCAGTGAAACGGAAAATAAAACTGTTGCAAGAGCAAGCGGACGGTGCTGAAGAGAGAGCGGAGAAACTGCAGAGGGAATTAGCGCTGGAGAGGAAAGCCAGAGAAGCA GCTGAGGGTGATGTAGCTTCCCTGAACAGACGTATCCAGCTGGTTGAGGAGGAGTTGGATCGCGCACAGGAGCGTTTGGCCACTGCCCTGCAGAAGCTGGAGGAGGCCGAGAAGGCTGCCGATGAGAGCGAGAG AGGCATGAAGGTCATTGAGAACAGAGCTCTGAAGGATGAAGAGAAGATGGAGATCCAGGAGATCCAGCTCAAGGAGGCCAAACACATTGCTGAGGAGGCCGACCGCAAATACGAGGAG gtggccCGTAAGCTGGTGATCGTTGAGGCTGAGCTGGAGCGCACAGAGGAGCGCGCTGAGCTGAATGAGAG CAAATGCGCTGAGCTTGAGGAAGAGTTGAAAACTGTGACCAACAACCTGAAGTCCCTGGAAGCCCAGGCTGAGAAG TACTCCCAGAAAGAAGACAAATACGAGGAGGAGATCAAGGTCCTCACTGACAAACTAAAGGAG gCCGAGACCCGTGCCGAATTCTCTGAGAGGTCAGTCGCCAAGCTGGAGAAGTCCATTGATGACCTTGAAG ATGAGTTATATTCCCAGAAACTCAAGTACAAAGCCATCAGCGAGGAGCTGGACCACGCTCTCAACGACATGACTTCAATGTAA
- the LOC109078612 gene encoding tropomyosin alpha-3 chain-like isoform X14 — protein MAGTSLEAVKRKIKLLQEQADGAEERAEKLQRELALERKAREAAEGDVASLNRRIQLVEEELDRAQERLATALQKLEEAEKAADESERGMKVIENRALKDEEKMEIQEIQLKEAKHIAEEADRKYEEVARKLVIVEAELERTEERAELNERRLRRLQDELQVLDQTYKSLKASEEQYSQKEDKYEEEIKVLTDKLKEAETRAEFSERSVAKLEKSIDDLEDELYSQKLKYKAISEELDHALNDMTSM, from the exons ATGGCGGGTACATCGCTGGAAGCAGTGAAACGGAAAATAAAACTGTTGCAAGAGCAAGCGGACGGTGCTGAAGAGAGAGCGGAGAAACTGCAGAGGGAATTAGCGCTGGAGAGGAAAGCCAGAGAAGCA GCTGAGGGTGATGTAGCTTCCCTGAACAGACGTATCCAGCTGGTTGAGGAGGAGTTGGATCGCGCACAGGAGCGTTTGGCCACTGCCCTGCAGAAGCTGGAGGAGGCCGAGAAGGCTGCCGATGAGAGCGAGAG AGGCATGAAGGTCATTGAGAACAGAGCTCTGAAGGATGAAGAGAAGATGGAGATCCAGGAGATCCAGCTCAAGGAGGCCAAACACATTGCTGAGGAGGCCGACCGCAAATACGAGGAG gtggccCGTAAGCTGGTGATCGTTGAGGCTGAGCTGGAGCGCACAGAGGAGCGCGCTGAGCTGAATGAGAG ACGCCTTCGAAGATTACAGGATGAGCTTCAAGTGTTGGACCAAACCTATAAGTCATTAAAGGCATCAGAAGAACAG TACTCCCAGAAAGAAGACAAATACGAGGAGGAGATCAAGGTCCTCACTGACAAACTAAAGGAG gCCGAGACCCGTGCCGAATTCTCTGAGAGGTCAGTCGCCAAGCTGGAGAAGTCCATTGATGACCTTGAAG ATGAGTTATATTCCCAGAAACTCAAGTACAAAGCCATCAGCGAGGAGCTGGACCACGCTCTCAACGACATGACTTCAATGTAA
- the lactb gene encoding serine beta-lactamase-like protein LACTB, mitochondrial isoform X2: protein MSRLLCLSRSLICTQCKYSVQKSEPFVSLLTSRAKLRDQLIKRLISTSRRPAITPYNSRHPLFWLFGLGTGFVLALGLKYRDSASGRCECDVQQTLKIVSKYSAAIDTSRDLLQRIKDEVGAPGMVIGVSVDGSHVWCEGVGYADLENRVPCGPDTVMRIASISKPLTAAAVARLWEDGKIELDAPVQKYVPEFPQKQFEGEDVTITPRMLLSHLSGIRHYEKDAKKVREDKEKAKRLLKPPEKKEQKSSDENKEKPKAEDSSAKSKEAKGGQRRKKEFEQEEYYLKDNFENVIQALDLFKDDPLIFKPGSTFLYSTHAYTLLSAVVERAAGQRFLDHMMKMFRELGMLNTVPDENDPIIYKRSRFYHVNKKGRVVNCPYVDNSYKWAGGGFLSTVGDLLLFGNALLYSYQMAELKNTEGLLPGFLKPHTAKAIWAPVDKTEASWDKDGLYAQGWLVVEKQQKYGQCRSRRHYVSHTGGAVGASSVLLVLPRESGHTPPQGVVVTIITNMQSVGLNTTALKIAQEFDKARDEERVSA, encoded by the exons ATGTCTCGGTTGCTGTGTCTATCACGGAGTCTCAtatgcacacaatgtaaatacAGTGTTCAGAAATCCGAGCCCTTCGTGTCTTTGTTGACATCCAGAGCGAAGTTGAGAGATCAGCTGATAAAGAGACTGATTTCTACAAGCAGAAGACCTGCTATCACACCCTACAACAGCCGACACCCGCTCTTCTGGCTCTTCGGTCTCGGGACGGGGTTCGTTCTGGCTCTGGGGCTGAAATATCGTGACTCTGCGTCTGGACGCTGTGAATGTGACGTACAGCAGACACTCAAAATAGTCTCCAAATACAGCGCCGCTATAGACACCAGCAGAGACCTGCTGCAGCGGATAAAG GATGAAGTTGGAGCTCCTGGGATGGTTATCGGAGTCTCAGTGGACGGCAGTCATGTTTGGTGTGAAG GGGTTGGCTACGCAGATCTGGAGAACAGAGTGCCTTGTGGTCCGGACACAGTGATGAGAATCGCCAGCATCAGTAAACCTCTGACCGCAGCCGCCGTCGCCAGACTCTGGGAGGACGGCAAGATAGAGCTAGATGCTCCTGTCCAAAAATACGTGCCAGAGTTCCCACAGAAGCAATTTGAAGGAGAGGAT GTCACAATAACGCCCCGGATGCTCCTGTCCCACTTGAGTGGCATCCGTCACTATGAGAAAGATGCCAAGAAAGTGCGTGAGGACAAAGAGAAAGCCAAGCGCCTTCTGAAGCCCCCGGAGAAGAAAGAGCAGAAGAGCTCAGACGAAAACAAAGAGAAGCCGAAAGCGGAGGACAGCAGCGCTAAAAGCAAAGAGGCTAAAGGAGGCCAAAGGAGGAAAAAAGAGTTCGAGCAGGAGGAGTACTACCTCAAAGACAACTTTGAGAACGTCATCCAGGCTCTGGACTTATTCAAAGACGATCCTCTGATTTTTAAACCCG GTTCTACGTTCCTTTATTCGACGCATGCGTACACCCTGCTGAGCGCCGTGGTGGAGAGAGCAGCGGGTCAGCGCTTCCTCGACCACATGATGAAGATGTTTAGAGAGCTGGGCATGCTGAACACCGTACCGGATGAAAACGATCCCATCATATACAAACGCTCCAG GTTCTACCACGTCAATAAAAAGGGTCGTGTTGTGAACTGCCCCTATGTGGACAATTCGTACAAATGGGCTGGAGGTGGATTTCTCTCCACTGTGGGTGACCTTCTGCTGTTCGGTAACGCTCTGCTCTACAGCTATCAGATGGCCGAACTGAAGAACACAGAAGGGCTGCTTCCTGGCTTCCTCAAACCCCACACGGCCAAAGCCATATGGGCACCGGTGGACAAAACAGAGGCGTCGTGGGACAAAGACGGACTGTATGCCCAGGGCTGGCTGGTGGTGGAGAAGCAGCAAAAATACGGGCAGTGCCGCAGCCGCAGACATTACGTCTCGCACACAGGGGGCGCTGTGGGGGCCAGTAGCGTCCTGCTGGTGTTACCCAGAGAGAGCGGACACACTCCTCCACAGGGGGTGGTGGTGACCATCATCACTAACATGCAGTCAGTGGGGCTCAATACCACCGCGCTGAAGATCGCACAGGAATTCGACAAGGCCAGGGATGAAGAACGTGTATCCGCTTGA
- the LOC109078612 gene encoding tropomyosin alpha-3 chain-like isoform X13 has product MAGTSLEAVKRKIKLLQEQADGAEERAEKLQRELALERKAREAAEGDVASLNRRIQLVEEELDRAQERLATALQKLEEAEKAADESERGMKVIENRALKDEEKMEIQEIQLKEAKHIAEEADRKYEEVARKLVIVEAELERTEERAELNERRLRRLQDELQVLDQTYKSLKASEEQYSQKEDKYEEEIKVLTDKLKEAETRAEFSERSVAKLEKSIDDLEEKLSHAKEENLDMNQMLEQTLLELNNM; this is encoded by the exons ATGGCGGGTACATCGCTGGAAGCAGTGAAACGGAAAATAAAACTGTTGCAAGAGCAAGCGGACGGTGCTGAAGAGAGAGCGGAGAAACTGCAGAGGGAATTAGCGCTGGAGAGGAAAGCCAGAGAAGCA GCTGAGGGTGATGTAGCTTCCCTGAACAGACGTATCCAGCTGGTTGAGGAGGAGTTGGATCGCGCACAGGAGCGTTTGGCCACTGCCCTGCAGAAGCTGGAGGAGGCCGAGAAGGCTGCCGATGAGAGCGAGAG AGGCATGAAGGTCATTGAGAACAGAGCTCTGAAGGATGAAGAGAAGATGGAGATCCAGGAGATCCAGCTCAAGGAGGCCAAACACATTGCTGAGGAGGCCGACCGCAAATACGAGGAG gtggccCGTAAGCTGGTGATCGTTGAGGCTGAGCTGGAGCGCACAGAGGAGCGCGCTGAGCTGAATGAGAG ACGCCTTCGAAGATTACAGGATGAGCTTCAAGTGTTGGACCAAACCTATAAGTCATTAAAGGCATCAGAAGAACAG TACTCCCAGAAAGAAGACAAATACGAGGAGGAGATCAAGGTCCTCACTGACAAACTAAAGGAG gCCGAGACCCGTGCCGAATTCTCTGAGAGGTCAGTCGCCAAGCTGGAGAAGTCCATTGATGACCTTGAAG AGAAACTCTCACATGCTAAAGAAGAGAACCTCGATATGAACCAGATGTTGGAACAGACTCTATTGGAGCTGAATAACATGTGA
- the LOC109078612 gene encoding tropomyosin alpha-3 chain-like isoform X16, protein MAGTSLEAVKRKIKLLQEQADGAEERAEKLQRELALERKAREAAEGDVASLNRRIQLVEEELDRAQERLATALQKLEEAEKAADESERGMKVIENRALKDEEKMEIQEIQLKEAKHIAEEADRKYEEVARKLVIVEAELERTEERAELNERRLRRLQDELQVLDQTYKSLKASEEQYSQKEDKYEEEIKVLTDKLKEAETRAEFSERSVAKLEKSIDDLEDHLYQQLEKNRLLSNELRMALDED, encoded by the exons ATGGCGGGTACATCGCTGGAAGCAGTGAAACGGAAAATAAAACTGTTGCAAGAGCAAGCGGACGGTGCTGAAGAGAGAGCGGAGAAACTGCAGAGGGAATTAGCGCTGGAGAGGAAAGCCAGAGAAGCA GCTGAGGGTGATGTAGCTTCCCTGAACAGACGTATCCAGCTGGTTGAGGAGGAGTTGGATCGCGCACAGGAGCGTTTGGCCACTGCCCTGCAGAAGCTGGAGGAGGCCGAGAAGGCTGCCGATGAGAGCGAGAG AGGCATGAAGGTCATTGAGAACAGAGCTCTGAAGGATGAAGAGAAGATGGAGATCCAGGAGATCCAGCTCAAGGAGGCCAAACACATTGCTGAGGAGGCCGACCGCAAATACGAGGAG gtggccCGTAAGCTGGTGATCGTTGAGGCTGAGCTGGAGCGCACAGAGGAGCGCGCTGAGCTGAATGAGAG ACGCCTTCGAAGATTACAGGATGAGCTTCAAGTGTTGGACCAAACCTATAAGTCATTAAAGGCATCAGAAGAACAG TACTCCCAGAAAGAAGACAAATACGAGGAGGAGATCAAGGTCCTCACTGACAAACTAAAGGAG gCCGAGACCCGTGCCGAATTCTCTGAGAGGTCAGTCGCCAAGCTGGAGAAGTCCATTGATGACCTTGAAG ACCATCTCTACCAGCAACTCGAGAAAAACCGCCTTCTCTCTAACGAGCTGAGAATGGCCTTGGATGAGGACTAA
- the lactb gene encoding serine beta-lactamase-like protein LACTB, mitochondrial isoform X1, with protein MSRLLCLSRSLICTQCKYSVQKSEPFVSLLTSRAKLRDQLIKRLISTSRRPAITPYNSRHPLFWLFGLGTGFVLALGLKYRDSASGRCECDVQQTLKIVSKYSAAIDTSRDLLQRIKVTSQDEVGAPGMVIGVSVDGSHVWCEGVGYADLENRVPCGPDTVMRIASISKPLTAAAVARLWEDGKIELDAPVQKYVPEFPQKQFEGEDVTITPRMLLSHLSGIRHYEKDAKKVREDKEKAKRLLKPPEKKEQKSSDENKEKPKAEDSSAKSKEAKGGQRRKKEFEQEEYYLKDNFENVIQALDLFKDDPLIFKPGSTFLYSTHAYTLLSAVVERAAGQRFLDHMMKMFRELGMLNTVPDENDPIIYKRSRFYHVNKKGRVVNCPYVDNSYKWAGGGFLSTVGDLLLFGNALLYSYQMAELKNTEGLLPGFLKPHTAKAIWAPVDKTEASWDKDGLYAQGWLVVEKQQKYGQCRSRRHYVSHTGGAVGASSVLLVLPRESGHTPPQGVVVTIITNMQSVGLNTTALKIAQEFDKARDEERVSA; from the exons ATGTCTCGGTTGCTGTGTCTATCACGGAGTCTCAtatgcacacaatgtaaatacAGTGTTCAGAAATCCGAGCCCTTCGTGTCTTTGTTGACATCCAGAGCGAAGTTGAGAGATCAGCTGATAAAGAGACTGATTTCTACAAGCAGAAGACCTGCTATCACACCCTACAACAGCCGACACCCGCTCTTCTGGCTCTTCGGTCTCGGGACGGGGTTCGTTCTGGCTCTGGGGCTGAAATATCGTGACTCTGCGTCTGGACGCTGTGAATGTGACGTACAGCAGACACTCAAAATAGTCTCCAAATACAGCGCCGCTATAGACACCAGCAGAGACCTGCTGCAGCGGATAAAGGTAACGTCACAG GATGAAGTTGGAGCTCCTGGGATGGTTATCGGAGTCTCAGTGGACGGCAGTCATGTTTGGTGTGAAG GGGTTGGCTACGCAGATCTGGAGAACAGAGTGCCTTGTGGTCCGGACACAGTGATGAGAATCGCCAGCATCAGTAAACCTCTGACCGCAGCCGCCGTCGCCAGACTCTGGGAGGACGGCAAGATAGAGCTAGATGCTCCTGTCCAAAAATACGTGCCAGAGTTCCCACAGAAGCAATTTGAAGGAGAGGAT GTCACAATAACGCCCCGGATGCTCCTGTCCCACTTGAGTGGCATCCGTCACTATGAGAAAGATGCCAAGAAAGTGCGTGAGGACAAAGAGAAAGCCAAGCGCCTTCTGAAGCCCCCGGAGAAGAAAGAGCAGAAGAGCTCAGACGAAAACAAAGAGAAGCCGAAAGCGGAGGACAGCAGCGCTAAAAGCAAAGAGGCTAAAGGAGGCCAAAGGAGGAAAAAAGAGTTCGAGCAGGAGGAGTACTACCTCAAAGACAACTTTGAGAACGTCATCCAGGCTCTGGACTTATTCAAAGACGATCCTCTGATTTTTAAACCCG GTTCTACGTTCCTTTATTCGACGCATGCGTACACCCTGCTGAGCGCCGTGGTGGAGAGAGCAGCGGGTCAGCGCTTCCTCGACCACATGATGAAGATGTTTAGAGAGCTGGGCATGCTGAACACCGTACCGGATGAAAACGATCCCATCATATACAAACGCTCCAG GTTCTACCACGTCAATAAAAAGGGTCGTGTTGTGAACTGCCCCTATGTGGACAATTCGTACAAATGGGCTGGAGGTGGATTTCTCTCCACTGTGGGTGACCTTCTGCTGTTCGGTAACGCTCTGCTCTACAGCTATCAGATGGCCGAACTGAAGAACACAGAAGGGCTGCTTCCTGGCTTCCTCAAACCCCACACGGCCAAAGCCATATGGGCACCGGTGGACAAAACAGAGGCGTCGTGGGACAAAGACGGACTGTATGCCCAGGGCTGGCTGGTGGTGGAGAAGCAGCAAAAATACGGGCAGTGCCGCAGCCGCAGACATTACGTCTCGCACACAGGGGGCGCTGTGGGGGCCAGTAGCGTCCTGCTGGTGTTACCCAGAGAGAGCGGACACACTCCTCCACAGGGGGTGGTGGTGACCATCATCACTAACATGCAGTCAGTGGGGCTCAATACCACCGCGCTGAAGATCGCACAGGAATTCGACAAGGCCAGGGATGAAGAACGTGTATCCGCTTGA
- the LOC109078612 gene encoding tropomyosin alpha-4 chain-like isoform X12, with translation MAGTSLEAVKRKIKLLQEQADGAEERAEKLQRELALERKAREAAEGDVASLNRRIQLVEEELDRAQERLATALQKLEEAEKAADESERGMKVIENRALKDEEKMEIQEIQLKEAKHIAEEADRKYEEVARKLVIVEAELERTEERAELNESKCAELEEELKTVTNNLKSLEAQAEKYSQKEDKYEEEIKVLTDKLKEAETRAEFSERSVAKLEKSIDDLEEKLSHAKEENLDMNQMLEQTLLELNNM, from the exons ATGGCGGGTACATCGCTGGAAGCAGTGAAACGGAAAATAAAACTGTTGCAAGAGCAAGCGGACGGTGCTGAAGAGAGAGCGGAGAAACTGCAGAGGGAATTAGCGCTGGAGAGGAAAGCCAGAGAAGCA GCTGAGGGTGATGTAGCTTCCCTGAACAGACGTATCCAGCTGGTTGAGGAGGAGTTGGATCGCGCACAGGAGCGTTTGGCCACTGCCCTGCAGAAGCTGGAGGAGGCCGAGAAGGCTGCCGATGAGAGCGAGAG AGGCATGAAGGTCATTGAGAACAGAGCTCTGAAGGATGAAGAGAAGATGGAGATCCAGGAGATCCAGCTCAAGGAGGCCAAACACATTGCTGAGGAGGCCGACCGCAAATACGAGGAG gtggccCGTAAGCTGGTGATCGTTGAGGCTGAGCTGGAGCGCACAGAGGAGCGCGCTGAGCTGAATGAGAG CAAATGCGCTGAGCTTGAGGAAGAGTTGAAAACTGTGACCAACAACCTGAAGTCCCTGGAAGCCCAGGCTGAGAAG TACTCCCAGAAAGAAGACAAATACGAGGAGGAGATCAAGGTCCTCACTGACAAACTAAAGGAG gCCGAGACCCGTGCCGAATTCTCTGAGAGGTCAGTCGCCAAGCTGGAGAAGTCCATTGATGACCTTGAAG AGAAACTCTCACATGCTAAAGAAGAGAACCTCGATATGAACCAGATGTTGGAACAGACTCTATTGGAGCTGAATAACATGTGA
- the LOC109078612 gene encoding tropomyosin alpha-4 chain-like isoform X15, with protein sequence MAGTSLEAVKRKIKLLQEQADGAEERAEKLQRELALERKAREAAEGDVASLNRRIQLVEEELDRAQERLATALQKLEEAEKAADESERGMKVIENRALKDEEKMEIQEIQLKEAKHIAEEADRKYEEVARKLVIVEAELERTEERAELNESKCAELEEELKTVTNNLKSLEAQAEKYSQKEDKYEEEIKVLTDKLKEAETRAEFSERSVAKLEKSIDDLEDHLYQQLEKNRLLSNELRMALDED encoded by the exons ATGGCGGGTACATCGCTGGAAGCAGTGAAACGGAAAATAAAACTGTTGCAAGAGCAAGCGGACGGTGCTGAAGAGAGAGCGGAGAAACTGCAGAGGGAATTAGCGCTGGAGAGGAAAGCCAGAGAAGCA GCTGAGGGTGATGTAGCTTCCCTGAACAGACGTATCCAGCTGGTTGAGGAGGAGTTGGATCGCGCACAGGAGCGTTTGGCCACTGCCCTGCAGAAGCTGGAGGAGGCCGAGAAGGCTGCCGATGAGAGCGAGAG AGGCATGAAGGTCATTGAGAACAGAGCTCTGAAGGATGAAGAGAAGATGGAGATCCAGGAGATCCAGCTCAAGGAGGCCAAACACATTGCTGAGGAGGCCGACCGCAAATACGAGGAG gtggccCGTAAGCTGGTGATCGTTGAGGCTGAGCTGGAGCGCACAGAGGAGCGCGCTGAGCTGAATGAGAG CAAATGCGCTGAGCTTGAGGAAGAGTTGAAAACTGTGACCAACAACCTGAAGTCCCTGGAAGCCCAGGCTGAGAAG TACTCCCAGAAAGAAGACAAATACGAGGAGGAGATCAAGGTCCTCACTGACAAACTAAAGGAG gCCGAGACCCGTGCCGAATTCTCTGAGAGGTCAGTCGCCAAGCTGGAGAAGTCCATTGATGACCTTGAAG ACCATCTCTACCAGCAACTCGAGAAAAACCGCCTTCTCTCTAACGAGCTGAGAATGGCCTTGGATGAGGACTAA